Genomic segment of Kibdelosporangium phytohabitans:
CCGGCGGCCTGCAGAGTGCCGGTCCTGATCCAACGAGACACAGCCGATGGGGAGACACCCAGAATCCACGCGGCCTGCCGAACGGAATACGAAAAAGACAGAGAAGTACGCATCAGGAAAACCCTTTGTTCGAGGAATTCAACAACA
This window contains:
- a CDS encoding helix-turn-helix domain-containing protein; this translates as MRTSLSFSYSVRQAAWILGVSPSAVSRWIRTGTLQAAGRQGRSVVPASALVRLLGTPVEDRPGACHDD